ATAAACAAAAAAACTTTAGTCGTTGAAGCCGGCAAAACTGAGTCTCACTATTGGAAAGATATATGGCGCTACCGGGAGTTATTCTACTTCCTGGCATGGCGGGATATTTTGGTTCGTTACAAACAAACTGTTATTGGCATCGCATGGGCTCTGATCAGACCGTTTCTGATAATGATTATATTTACGGTTATCTTTGGGAAACTGGCAAAACTTCCATCGGAAGGCGTCCCCTATCCCGTTCTTGTTTTTGCAGCCATGCTACCATGGCAGTTTTTTGCCAACGCCCTTAGCGAAGCAAGCAACAGTCTCATTGGAAACGCCAATCTAATCGCTAAAATTTACTTTCCGCGCCTTATTATCCCGGCAAGTTCCATTATAACAAGTTTCGTTGATTTTCTCATTTCAGGCGTCATTTTGGTAGGACTTATGCTTTGGTACCAGTTCATACCTGACTGGCGAATCCTCACACTTCCACTTTTTATCGGAATTGCCTTTGCTGCAGCCATGGGAGCAGGACTCTGGTTAACGGCGCTAAACGTTAAATACCGGGATTTCCGCTATATTGTTCCTTTTATAGTGCAGTTTGGCCTTTATGTATCGCCTGTTGGTTTCAGCAGCAGTGTGGTACCGGAAGAATGGCGTCTTATTTACGCTCTCAATCCGATGGTGGGTGTTATTGATGGTTTCCGATGGGCTATCATTGGGGAAAAAAGCAATATCTTTTTGCCTGGTTTTATCTTGTCCCTCGGAATTGTGTTAAGCCTATTAATATCCGGCATTTGGTATTTCCGCAAAACTGAGAAAACCTTTGCAGACGTAATATGAGTGACACTGTAATCAAGGTTGAAAACCTCTCCAAAAAATACATAATAGGTCATGAGAAGCAGGAACGATATAGGGCCCTGCGTGATATAATTACCAATGG
This genomic window from Deltaproteobacteria bacterium contains:
- a CDS encoding ABC transporter permease, which codes for MINKKTLVVEAGKTESHYWKDIWRYRELFYFLAWRDILVRYKQTVIGIAWALIRPFLIMIIFTVIFGKLAKLPSEGVPYPVLVFAAMLPWQFFANALSEASNSLIGNANLIAKIYFPRLIIPASSIITSFVDFLISGVILVGLMLWYQFIPDWRILTLPLFIGIAFAAAMGAGLWLTALNVKYRDFRYIVPFIVQFGLYVSPVGFSSSVVPEEWRLIYALNPMVGVIDGFRWAIIGEKSNIFLPGFILSLGIVLSLLISGIWYFRKTEKTFADVI